The Glycine soja cultivar W05 chromosome 15, ASM419377v2, whole genome shotgun sequence region ACTTTAGGTTTCAGAAGAACTAACCCTCGTGCTTATCAATTGTCTTTGATAGTCTACTCATTGAAGTAGATTACTACAAAACCATTCACCAAGTATTCCTCCTCCACATTGATATAGATTCTTAGATTGAACCTTTTCTCATAAGCTTATACTACTTTACCGCATTACTTGTTGCTTTCCTGTGACCAAATTGCAAAAAATCCAAAATGAATAAGGACGGAGGGGAAAAACAAAAGtaattcaactttcaacttcatTCCCGTCAGACGGAAGCTGGTTAAAGAGGAAGCGAAGGAACCAATGGAAGATAGCAGAGTTCTTCACCACCCCAAATTCTACCAATACTTAATGTTACAAATTCTTGAATTTGAACATATCACGATTTGTCACATGTAGGAAACTAGTGCCCCATTTCCCAAACTCACAGCATATATGTCACAAGATCATGGTATTTGTACTTGCACAGCAGTCACCGTAGATGGTTGGCATTGGCAAGTTGagagaaatatataaattgacATTAACATTAATTCAttctgataaaataaaatcaagctgaattttttgttgatgcaagaaataaaatattacaagaATAAAACATTCATTTGGGTGAAGGAGATATTCAGagcttcaatttatttattacatacCATTGTGGTCCATCCTATTCATTCCTACGctaaaaagtaaaagtaaaagtaaaataatatgaaCTTTGCGCGCATCCAATTGTTTTTGGTTCTCCTCACGACTCTACTCTACCACCCAACGAACCCCAAGAAACTGCATATGCAACACGGAAGCAAAATAAGAGCTGGCCATTAATTAATTTGCAGAATGAAGAAAAATGAGTATATGTacctgagagagagagagcggaGAGCAATGTGTTGGGTGAGAGCATGGAAAAAGAAATGGGCACCGTGAAGGAATACCACCACTCCTGTGCAACCTAACACCAACACTTCCATCatctttctttaatttccacacATCAAACAAAGCTTATCAGACAAGGGTTATGGTTGACACTTAACAAAACATAATCAAATGATTTTATTGTGTGGATTCAATCATTTTAAGAGGAAAAGGTCGGTTCAGTGCACCGCTCCTTCCTCAATATTTTATACACCATCATTGTCTAACAACCATTCATTCACCAAAagtaataaactaaaataaatgttGTCTAACAGTTAGCTATATTCTCAATTCTCAATTATTGCCAAAGCTTTACTTGTGATTTAGGGTGGTTTGGTTGTGTCCAaatgataaacaaattaaaggagaggaatttaaaaaaaaaaatgtataggtGCACAGCCCTTTctcttttactttaatttaaatatttttttatatttcttttccaTTCATTTCTGTTTAACACAACCAAACTACCTCTTAGGTTTAAGTTACCCACGCGATACCTTAAAtagaaacataaaaacaaataaataaatacagacAATGTATATGTATGGAGTGGTAAGTTTGTTAATATCAACATGGAATTGTTTAGAGTAGGATTGAATTCATATACTAGTATTTAAGAAACGTCTCAAATTTAAGTATCttagatgaaaaaatataattagaataaaaatgattaatacgttatatttatattaatgttatgatgacacataataaatttatttatttatcttctgCTTTGAGAGTATAGGTATTTTTTGGGTGACACAATTCTTCATCAAATATTTAACAGAATTATATATCatgactcaaatttaaaattatagattatataaattaaaacaaccTACACCaattaatctatatatatatatatatatatatatatatatatatatatattcttttgccGCATAAACACTTTTGCTTTGATATCAACTTCTAATTCATTTCCTCTCTTTCTACTCTTATGGGGAAGGGAAATTATTTTCACCAACATGCATGGAATATTGGAATTTGCTTAAATTTTTCCAATTAATGGGAATCGGCAGTTGCATTCTTGATAACACCTATTAATCCTCAAAATAACTCTCAACTCATTTAATGTGCAAACAACTATTTCAAGCCTTTTATTTGTccttcattttacttttttttttttgtctctcttaGATGTCATGGAaacctcattatttttctaatccAGTTCCTCACTTTCCACTCATATGAAGATGAGAATTCCTTTCAACATCTTACTTAAATTTATCTAATTAAGGAGTTAGTGGTTATTCTTAATAACaattatcaatcaatcaaaataatgacCAACTCATTCAATATACAAATAACAATTTCATTTGACGGAATACAAACAACAATTTTAAACTTAGAAACTTTGCACAACACTCTAGCAATACACGGATCTATACAtagttgaataataatatataataatttataaaaaaatagtatataataataatgatgattaaAAGATGAATAGATTTTTAATGATTGAAAGTGAAAAAACTTACATTGACAATGTAAAAATATGTACATGATAAATTATACACATCAATAGCGTAACTTTTTTATACAGTATAATCCAactaactaaattttatttataaaaaaattaaaaatcatttgagacataactttttaagtagtTATTATAACGATAAAATAAtggattaattaagtttttagtatttcaattttttcagattttaatttttagttcttcaaaaaaatttatacaacttttggtcttttattaattttccatCAGTAGTTTtagttcttttaaattttttgtctatttttaatttcttgtttatttttattgttcaaaattatttcttatttatccaatttttaattacttgattattttatatttgatattacttttgagtaataaaatagatgaaaaactaaaaagggacaaaaaaatttagaagaacTAAAAATGATAACAAGAAATTAATGAATGACTAAAGTTGTCATAAATATTTTGaaggataaaaattataatataaaaagttaaaggattaaaaactaaattaattttaaaataatttatcatgacagtttataattagatgataataattttttttacacttacattctaattaaattataaataatgttaaatatttaaaaaaaacataattaatatacaaCTTTAGCACAGTACATTAATTAACAATGTAAATGATATTTACATTGTTGTTCAATTGTGAATCTCTGtatacaaaaaaatttgttaatttttataataattatgttaaaaattatatcaaaaataattaatatatatgtaaaattataagtttattgacagtataattgttttcatcttaattaatatatgaaaattaaactcattaatATATACGATTCAGATATATTGGTTTTTAAaagtatgttattttttaaattagtgcaTATCAAGtgaattagaaataaaataaaaatgagataacAGTCATATCAATCGAATTAAAAAGGACATAATTCACTGAAAAGATGTTCCATATCACgtaatttcttttatctctCTTCATTTTTGTCCTTACATTGATGTTCTTCTAAACTATTGTAGCCAGCATATCAAGTGAAttatgtccttttcattttgTAGGTTTCTGCATCTGTCAatcatttaaccaaaaaagATGATCAGAACCAAAAGAATCCCCATTATTTCTCATGGTGAATATACATAAAGAAACGTCAATAGTTGTACCGAGTGTGTTTTAATTAACGATTTCGCAACTCTTACCATGGAAACAAATATATGATAATTGCAAGTCAAACTATATTAAGTGTACGTTtagttttttgaaaagaaaacaggttatttagttttataaatttcattataaaattttcaaaatcaaagtaattattttctataaaaaagatTTAGGCAACGTAGAAAGAGTAAAGGACTAATATAGGATTGTCGAATATGCACCTTCGTCAAGATTCCTAAGGATAAGGATTGATCTAAATATATTTAGGCAACTTCCCAATTTCGTTAAGTCTCCTAACAACATAGAAAGAAACAATTAAATCCTGCATAAAACCACGTCTCCCGAgggaccaaaattatatatgcatatatcAATTCAAAGGCAATCTTAACTTCTGTGCAGCATTCGCAATACGCATCTACGACTTTAGTAAACTTTAGTTGTTGGGAAGGATCAAGAATTCAAGATCAATCCCTTATAAATGGATTTCAGTTTCccaatatattttgtttctgattctcacaaaaaaaaagtactaaTTTTAAGtacattaaagaaaaataaaataaaggtaaaattttgttttatttttctcaaatttccATTTTAAGTCATAATTTGTCGTAatctcaatattttaaaaattataattttagttttcatatttttataatttgtgaattctctctcatttttattttttagtgacTATGGTATTGGTCCTAATTTTCGTAAAACATAgaaggtaatatttttttttctaacataatctattttatattcaaattcgATATATGAACCactaagttttataaaaatgaataaaattgacCATACAAAAGAAGTAAGGATATACACTTgcagttaacatttttttaccatCGTCTACTCGCAAAATTATggtatatgataaattttgtaaatttaaataataattctaaaagttgcaccaaaattaatttttaattggttgaaaTGTAAAAATTTTCACATTGGAAATGAATATCCATTAATCTCTTATAAGAaactatgaaaactaaaatGGTGATTTGTAAAGTATTGAaatcaaaactaatttttatgaaaaaaaatgagaaacttaaaatacattttaccCTAAAAAAGCAATGTTAGAAACATAGTCACGTGAGTGTGACGATAGGAGTGGAAACGACGTGTCGCTTCAATTTGAAGGGAAGTGCAGTGGAACGTGCGAAAGAAGTGCATCAATCTGGTTCTTCTGGGTAGGGCTTGTGTTGTGATAGAGTCTTACAGAgaagagtgtgtgtgtgtgataatTGGGATAAGCTCTAATCAATCAATTTCAATGGCATCATCCAATTCGACTCAGCAAGAAGGGAACAAACCCGCAAAGAGAAAACCCGTGTTCACCAAAGTGGATCAGCTCAAACCTGGAACCAACGGTCACACGTTGGTGGCTAAGGTCTTGTCCTCCGACACCGTCGTACACAAACCGAGACCCTCTTCCGCACACAACCTCAAACCCACTGTCATCGCCGAGTGCCTCATCGGCGACGACACCGGAACCATCGTCTTCACCGCTCGCAACGAACAAGGTACTCCAATTTCACCTACCCATCTTCGTGAAAAGTATTTTTTCGAGTTATATTAAGTTCCCATTTATCAAAACCAAAAATTTCCATGTGAGCACTGTTATATTTGTCTCAATTTTGAGTGTTTTCCTTTTTGGGGTTTTCTCTTTTCGATCTGTGCATTGTTCTGGGGTTTGTGAGATTACTGTTTCATTTTCTATGATGCATTTGAAAGTGGGATTGGGAAAAAggtgttttgttttcaattctGCATCTGGGCCTATCATGGTGGTGACTGGTGAGTGGTTCTTAAGTGGCTGATTCAAGAGATAATATAAGCTTTCATTCCCAAATATTTTTGCCTGGAAAGCATGATACCTTGATAGTTTTTAATCCGAATCATTCGCATGAAATCTCTTTCTTCTGCTTTATTGATCTTGAATCAAGGGGTTTGGTTCAGTTATGTAATGTGTTAACCAGCACAGAATTGGTATATCCCTGTGCCTCTTGTTCTGCTCGTGTTTAAGGATGAATTTTGATTGTATGTCCCCTCATGGAGTCAAGGTGTTGATGTGAACTATGAGTCTGATATGATAGTCTGGGTGAACCTTATTGTGGGAATGAAAGTGTGATTGTGGTAATTGGAGAGTGGTAACATGGTTCCATTTCATGTGTTTTGTGATGGAAAAAAGTCTTGTCAGAAGGTGACACTAACGAGATTAGGCGtcttaattctaattttatattcCAAATCCAAACTACTTTTATCGAAGTTTATAGTTCATGCTCGTTTGCacccatttaattatttttacctgTGTCTaactttttgttattatttctcTAGTTATTTCGTGATCTCTAATGTTCATGGGATTGCATAACCAGGAATGCCCCTTTCATCtctgaaagattcatttttgcTTCTTTGAAACACGTGGACTTTGTCTTATATTTTACTGTGTCTACAGTGATGAACAACGTCTTGGTTGTGGTTTTGGTTTTGTACTTTGTTAGTGccttctattttattattttttatattgtagtgtggtaaatttattattttttgataatagGATCTCGGGGGttagaaaatggtgatgatATCTTTAGACTTTGTTAGGAACAATGGGAGAAAGGGAAAGGGAGCAGGGTTATGAAAGTTTAATGCATATAGACAAGATATTAATGTCCATGGTGAGttagaaaatggtgatgatATCTTTAGACTTTGTTAGGAACAATGGGAGGAAGGGAAAGGGAGCAGGGTTATGAAAGTTTAATGCATATAGACAAGATATTTATGTGACATTTGCTTGTTTTCACTCCTTTTCTCATTCTTTCCATTTTCACCAAGTAAAACCTTGATTAATGGGTTTAGTCTATGAGTTTAATGTCTATGCATTGATAATGTGAAACAATTTTACATCGTCATCTAATCACaaattaccatttgaattgttttaagataattattttaaaagtcaacaaacttaccATCCATGGTGAGTTATGATTGAATGACtgtgtaaaactttttatactatcaatgcataatcctttttctctttattgAAGATCTCATACTCTGTATAAGCATTTGTGCATTGAGGGAATAGTGtcagttgatttttttaatggaaattACCTCAGATGTATTTCCAAGGTAGGTAATTTGCATATTGAATCTATTGATATATGTACAGGCAGAAGATACAAAGCTCATATTTATGTTCTAATCTCTTCTGTGCAGTTGATATGATGAAGGCTGGAGCTACAGTAATTCTTCGCAATGCAAAGATTGACATGTTCAAGGGATCAATGAGGATGGCTGTTGACAAATGGGGCCGTGTTGAGGTAACTGATCCTGCAGATTTTGAAGTTAAAGAGGACAACAACCTATCTCTGGTTGAATATGAATTGGTGAACGTGGTTGAAGAATAATCCCACAGAAGAGTGCAAAAATAGCTTTATGATTTGTTTATGGTGCAATGGATACCCTAAAGGTAAACTTAACGGGTGATGGATGGTTGGTATACATTCTCACTTTAATTAGCCTGTATTTCCCCTTTAACATGCTTGACATTTTGAGTTAAGTTTATGTCACTTGAACAATCTTGTGTCAAGCAATCAATATTTGCTATTATCTTCATCAGCAACTGTATTCAATGAACTTAagaaaagtataatattttgataatataattatcCTTATCAACCATATGTTTCTTGTGTTTTGACCAGCACCCTTTTTGTGTATTGAGATACGTAGGTACGAGCTGTGTTTACGCTAATGTAGTAGCGTATCATTATCAGTCCATAAATTGCCTCaattaagaagaaaagataGTTGTTAAATAATTGGGTTAAAATTAACAGTCCATAAATTCTGTTTTGGCAAATGAAATTCCAAGGTCACTGTATCTTCATGTTCataaataatgaataatttttcatttcgtatgttatctctctctctctctatatatatatataattttttttccatttcataTTACAGATGGAGTTGGCTCGTATGATAAGGAATTTTGTTCTTTAAGTCTTGAATTCGAAACGTTAAGAggcaattgaaaattaaattctcaTAAATTCGTTAGGCTACTAGATATGAAGTCTGTGAATAGGATTAGAGTCCTACGGATTACCagaacattaaaaattttattgtcaGAAAAATTAACGTATATATCATCGAAATTTATTGGTTTGACTTTAAAAGCATGGAAGCAGAGGTGCTTATCTTTCTATTATAGATGTTTATTTGAATCCTTACCGATTGATTAATGTTCCCCAATCAGCAAACCACAAGATGAACTAGCAAGAGTTGTTCCTCGTCTTTTGTACATACCCCATTTTTTAAGGTATCAAATTTGCATCCTGCAGATTCAATGGGTCTGTTGCTTTCGCTAGTTTTTAGACTCCCTTAGTCACCTGTGCCTTGAATTTTCTTCTCATTTCAGTCATTTGGATAAAGAAAAAACCAAGTATACTGTTAATTGTTTGTAGTACTAAAATGCACAAATTACTTGTCTATATCATTTCTAAAATTTCAAAGCTTATTTATTCTCCATTTCAAcctaaaatacaaaaatgtcTTTTATATGCACCAATCATAAAAATGTTGCATCAATTTAACctctaaattaaacttttatattgCTTATGAGTTTATGAAAATCCATCTTCATCACCAACAAAGAAACATAACCGTGCCTTCTCCTCCAAGTGTTAAACCAAAGCTGATTTCTTCCATCTTCTCAACCGTTGTGTAGTACTACAGTTTTAGtccttgaatttgaatttgatgtatgtatttttttaagtctctgaaatttaaaaatgtttcttagtctgtaaattttgaaaattacattttttagtccctgatataataaattgatattttgtaACGACTTTTAAcggtctaaaattaatttttattttttaaccacttgaatttacatttataaattatcaCAAAGTACTAAACAAACCTACCATAAAGTACTTAAAAATTACCAGTGTCAATTTATTATGTCAAGAactaaaaacaattttcaaaattcagggactaaaaaaacatttaaatttttgggactaaaaaaaacacatcCCCAAATTCAGGGAATAAAACAGTAATTAagccaaaattatatttatattattaaaaattatgttttttatttggatGCAAATTTGCATGGCATTGAAGCATTGTAAATGGCCGTGTAAAAAGTCTAGATGGGTGGAAAGGTCGACGCACCATTGCAAGGTGTATTTGGATGCAAGTATATGCTTTGTAAATAGGAAAAGTGTAAAGTTTTTGTTTCAAAAGTtagaatatttaaattgatttaaaggGATGACCTATGTCCTCTTTATGAAGCTAGAGAAGCGTAAGAGATTGGGTTGTATTTTTCATTAATCAACTGTCATGAAGACACGTAAAGTGAAATGTGATAATTTTGTTCTCATTAATGCATTATGTGTGTGACTATGAAGGACTAGTTCATTGCTAGTTTTATACAAGGTGTATGCGACAAAAGGATTCAGCGTAAGATGGTATAGCAAGGTAGACAAACATTGGCGTGTAAAGGCTCCCCAGGCCATCTTTATGGTTTCTAATTTCACTGCTTATTTGCTCTTTTAAGTATATTTAGCAAAATCTGATGCGTTGCATTTCGTTCGCGATCATAATTCCACTCAGTCAAAAGAAAAAACCCATTCTGATGCAAGTTACTGAAAAATTGCAACATGGTTCCTCATCTGAATCTCCATCCAAAGTAATCGACTGACGGCTTTAATTCATTGTGCTAGCTGGAGTATTACCGACATTGGTCTAAAACATGCTCGTGTAACATTTAAAATTTGGGAATGTTTGCTAACACTTGGAGTAAAACCATTTCCATGAACAGGGTGAAGTAAATCATTGTATATCGCAAGTAATGGAAATGTTGCAATAATGTTCTAAAAGAGTCATCATACCTAAGCATGGTACCAGCTCTGGATGCTCGTTCAATTTACAAGTCTTTCAGGTTTCATATTCAACCAAGGAGAAAAATCTCTAAGCAGGCCTAACAAAGTAAACTGAAATCCATGCAAAGTATGCGCAGATGCACCGCACCCACAAACAGCAATCATCCATCTAGAATTCAAGAAGACAATAActtgagaaaattcaaatacCATACAAAATCAGAACCAAAAGGTCAACATAATATTAATCATACTTATGCACAgtagtaaattttaaaatgcaaaTTATTTAGATACAAAACATAAATCCATCGAGGTAAGGGAAAGCAAAGCAAAATGGAAATGACGACGAAACATTACATGGCTAGTCCTCAAGCCTAAAGCCAAAGAGCAAATGATCACGACCCTAAACAAGAAAACAGCCATGTCAAAATAAAGAGTTGCAAACAACgtctaaatgtataaaaaacttTGTAGTGGCAGTATATTTAAAAGTATGCGATCTCAACACATTGCCCATTTTACACAGACgtgttaaatttaataaattccaAATCACGAGCTTACAGACCAGAAATTATGGCATTCAGCATCACCCCTGAGATTATTAACAGTATCCAAGTCAACAAGAATTGCAATTCTTAAGTGGCATTTTGCAAACAATTTGAATCTTAAGTTTGACATAGTGACGCTGCAACATCATAATAATGTTTTTCCTACTGCAGTAAACCAAATAAGAATAACTCTGACATTGTGCGTCGaggttaatttcaaaatatatgtattattaaTGAGTGTGATAGTTTGCATAAGTGTGGTTAATGGATGACATTAAATTTCATGCATGCACATTCCCATTATCAAACATAAATTCCACAAGCTTGAGGAAGAAATCGATATGCATACAGTATAAATACAAATAGTATCTAGAAATTAATATCAAAAtgcaattttaaaaaagaaactaattgTTGCCAATTTAGGGTCATTTATTTACTTTCCGCAAATACTTGTTTTGACATTACGGCGTACATTAACAATTCAAGAAAAtcccaaaagaaaaaatttacttGGCCACCTTTTTTCAAGCGCATCTACATAAAACCTTGCTCGAACCCTCTGTCATTCATCATACATCATCATTGCAATCTGAGTGAATACAATCAATCAGTATGATCTTCACGTGATTATCTCTAAGTGAATGTTAATTAATATAGAGGTCTAcgcattttaaaaaatgggaTGCACTAAATAAGACAATCCATAATActtctttttaagaaaaagaaaaagagataaagaGGAGAATTGCTCGATAACTCAAAGTGAAAGTTCTTTGTTATGAGAAGTTG contains the following coding sequences:
- the LOC114385685 gene encoding uncharacterized protein At4g28440-like, whose translation is MASSNSTQQEGNKPAKRKPVFTKVDQLKPGTNGHTLVAKVLSSDTVVHKPRPSSAHNLKPTVIAECLIGDDTGTIVFTARNEQVDMMKAGATVILRNAKIDMFKGSMRMAVDKWGRVEVTDPADFEVKEDNNLSLVEYELVNVVEE